In a genomic window of Thiolapillus brandeum:
- the bamA gene encoding outer membrane protein assembly factor BamA produces the protein MRISRYISALFLSLMLVASALAEPFVVKDIRLEGLQRISAGTVFNYLPLKPGDVLSSSNMPKVVRALYKTGFFKDVRLEREGDVLNIVVQERPAIAQIEITGNKSIKTDDLKTGLRDIGLAEGRTFNRSVLDKIEQELRRQFFNSGKYGVQLETEVTPLERNRVAVKIKIREGDTARIRGINIVGNKTFSDDELMKGFQSSEGGWLSWITKDDQYSRQKLAGDLELIKSFYLDRGYLNFAVDSTQVTVTPDRKGVYVTINVKEGQIFTISDIHITGKLIVDADEYFPLIHLRRGEPFSRRKVVDSTDRITEKLSEMGYAFANINHIPEIDKKNNTVAITFFMDPGKRVYVRRIDIKGNTRTRDRVIRREMRQMENTWMSNSRLSRSRERLRRLGFFEDVNIETPTVPGSTDLSDVVVTVKEKPSGSLAGGLGYSGDQGISFSASITEDNFLGTGKKVTLAANTSSYDTRYQLSYFNPYATINGISRGFNLSYQKTDYNELNIADYRTDKSVASVNYGVPLSDFNRFKFGFGIENTDLILGSIPPLEIIDFVRQEGDSYLDFKLNGSWSHDSRDSAIFPSIGTKQSFSGILTIPGSDLQFYKLSYKYRHYVPVYRKFILSGKVDLGYGDSYGSTSKLPFFENYFAGGERSVRGFKNNTLGPQDSKGDPLGGNIKLVGGVELYMPPPFSEDLAQTVRLSVFLDAGNVFQDRVEFDEIRYSLGVGATWLSPMGAMTLSYGVPMNDQSIDDVENFQFSFGSAF, from the coding sequence ATGCGCATCAGCCGTTACATTTCCGCATTGTTTCTCAGCCTGATGCTGGTCGCATCGGCGCTGGCGGAACCCTTTGTGGTCAAGGATATCCGGCTGGAAGGCTTGCAGCGTATCTCCGCGGGGACCGTGTTCAATTATCTGCCTCTGAAACCTGGTGATGTGCTCAGCAGCAGCAACATGCCCAAGGTTGTCCGCGCCCTCTACAAAACCGGATTTTTCAAGGATGTGCGCCTGGAGCGGGAAGGCGATGTTCTGAATATCGTGGTGCAGGAACGGCCGGCCATCGCCCAGATAGAGATTACGGGTAACAAATCCATCAAGACGGATGATTTGAAAACCGGGTTGCGGGATATCGGCCTGGCGGAAGGACGCACCTTCAATCGCTCGGTGCTGGACAAGATCGAACAGGAATTACGCCGCCAGTTCTTCAATAGCGGCAAGTACGGGGTACAACTGGAAACCGAAGTCACTCCTCTGGAGCGCAACCGCGTGGCGGTGAAGATCAAGATCCGGGAAGGCGATACCGCGCGCATCCGGGGCATCAATATCGTCGGCAACAAGACTTTCAGTGACGATGAGTTGATGAAGGGTTTTCAGTCCAGTGAGGGAGGTTGGCTTTCCTGGATCACCAAGGATGATCAGTACTCACGTCAGAAACTGGCGGGGGACCTGGAACTGATCAAGTCCTTCTACCTGGATCGTGGCTACCTGAACTTTGCCGTTGATTCGACCCAGGTGACCGTTACCCCTGACAGAAAGGGGGTGTATGTCACCATCAATGTCAAGGAAGGCCAGATCTTTACCATCAGCGATATCCATATCACCGGCAAGCTTATCGTTGATGCTGACGAGTACTTTCCACTGATCCATCTGCGGCGTGGCGAGCCTTTCTCCCGGCGCAAGGTCGTGGACAGTACCGACAGGATTACCGAAAAACTCTCCGAGATGGGTTACGCGTTTGCCAACATCAACCATATCCCGGAGATCGACAAGAAAAACAATACGGTTGCCATCACTTTCTTCATGGATCCGGGCAAGCGTGTGTATGTGCGCCGCATCGATATCAAGGGCAACACCCGAACCAGGGACCGGGTCATCCGTCGGGAGATGCGCCAGATGGAGAATACCTGGATGTCCAACAGCCGTCTCAGCCGATCCCGGGAGCGGCTGCGCCGCCTGGGCTTCTTTGAAGACGTGAATATCGAAACTCCCACGGTGCCGGGTTCTACGGATCTCAGCGATGTGGTGGTGACCGTGAAGGAAAAGCCATCCGGCTCTCTGGCCGGCGGCCTGGGCTATTCCGGTGATCAGGGCATCAGCTTTTCCGCGAGCATCACCGAGGACAATTTCCTGGGCACCGGCAAGAAAGTTACCCTGGCCGCCAATACCAGCAGTTACGACACACGCTATCAGCTGTCGTATTTCAATCCCTATGCCACCATCAATGGCATCAGCCGGGGTTTCAATCTGAGCTACCAGAAAACAGACTACAATGAGTTGAATATTGCCGATTACCGGACTGACAAATCTGTGGCTTCGGTGAACTATGGGGTGCCTCTAAGTGATTTCAATCGCTTTAAATTCGGTTTTGGCATTGAAAATACGGATCTCATCCTGGGTTCCATTCCACCCCTGGAGATCATCGATTTCGTGAGGCAGGAAGGCGACAGCTACCTGGATTTCAAGCTGAATGGCAGTTGGAGTCATGATTCCCGGGACAGCGCCATATTTCCTTCCATAGGAACCAAGCAGAGTTTTTCCGGTATTCTCACCATTCCCGGCAGCGATCTGCAGTTCTACAAGCTATCATATAAATATCGCCACTATGTTCCCGTGTACCGGAAGTTCATCCTGTCCGGCAAGGTGGATCTGGGCTATGGGGACAGCTATGGCAGCACCAGCAAGCTGCCGTTCTTCGAGAACTATTTTGCGGGTGGTGAAAGGAGTGTGCGCGGCTTCAAGAACAATACCCTGGGTCCGCAGGATTCCAAAGGCGACCCTCTGGGCGGCAATATCAAGCTCGTGGGAGGGGTGGAACTGTATATGCCTCCGCCCTTCAGCGAAGATCTGGCGCAGACGGTGCGGCTTTCCGTATTCCTCGATGCGGGTAACGTCTTTCAGGACAGGGTAGAATTTGACGAAATACGGTATTCCCTTGGTGTGGGTGCCACCTGGTTGTCCCCGATGGGGGCCATGACTCTCAGTTATGGTGTACCCATGAATGACCAAAGCATTGATGACGTGGAAAACTTCCAGTTCAGCTTTGGGTCAGCTTTTTAA
- a CDS encoding OmpH/Skp family outer membrane protein, giving the protein MMKKMSMLALLAVFLVSLSGAALSATKIAYVEVGKVLQESPQVKAVKEKIRKEFAKRDDQLVAEQKKLKKLKEKLSRDGSIMSEAERKRLERDIIARTRKLKNSQSEFQEDLALRQNEELGKLRKVIAEVIVKVAKKGGYDLVLESGVVWANDKVNITPQVLKELKRR; this is encoded by the coding sequence ATGATGAAAAAAATGTCGATGTTGGCACTGCTTGCAGTGTTTCTTGTTTCCCTGAGCGGCGCCGCATTGTCTGCCACCAAGATCGCCTATGTGGAAGTTGGCAAGGTGTTGCAGGAATCCCCCCAGGTCAAGGCCGTGAAGGAGAAGATCCGCAAGGAGTTCGCCAAGCGTGATGACCAGTTGGTGGCGGAGCAGAAAAAGCTGAAGAAGCTCAAGGAAAAGCTGTCCCGTGATGGCAGCATCATGAGCGAGGCCGAGCGCAAGCGCCTGGAGCGGGACATCATTGCGCGCACCCGCAAGCTGAAGAATTCCCAGAGTGAATTCCAGGAAGATCTGGCTCTGCGCCAGAACGAGGAATTGGGCAAGTTGCGTAAGGTGATTGCCGAGGTGATTGTCAAGGTGGCCAAGAAAGGCGGTTATGACCTGGTGCTGGAAAGTGGTGTTGTCTGGGCCAATGACAAGGTCAACATCACTCCCCAGGTGCTCAAGGAACTGAAAAGACGCTGA
- the lpxD gene encoding UDP-3-O-(3-hydroxymyristoyl)glucosamine N-acyltransferase: MARSYTLAELAQCSGAQLRGDGDCIIQGVESLNGAGSGQISFFNNRKYRKYLADTAASAVILRPEDAADCPCNALLTDNPYLVWAKITQCFAEQSHQESGVHAAAVVDARAEVSHSASIAAGSVVGEGAKIGADVRVGPNCVIGRNVTLGRGTHLVASVTLLDGVRLGEDCLVHPGAVIGSDGFGLANDGGRWEKVAQLGSVSIGNRVEIGANTTIDRGAIHDTIIADGVKLDNQIQVAHNVEIGENTAIAACTGISGSTRIGAGCTLAGGVGVVGHIELADGVHVSGASVVSRSLKEPGVYTGGVLAMPHKTWQKNIARIKQLDDMARRLRKLEKMLEKSLEEES, translated from the coding sequence ATGGCCAGATCCTATACCCTCGCTGAACTGGCGCAGTGCAGCGGTGCGCAGTTGCGCGGAGACGGTGACTGCATCATTCAGGGAGTGGAATCACTGAATGGCGCGGGTTCCGGCCAGATCAGCTTTTTCAACAACCGCAAGTACCGCAAGTATCTGGCTGATACCGCTGCTTCTGCCGTCATTTTGCGCCCGGAAGATGCGGCTGACTGCCCCTGTAATGCGCTGCTCACCGACAACCCTTATCTGGTGTGGGCGAAAATTACCCAGTGCTTCGCAGAGCAGAGTCATCAGGAATCCGGCGTCCATGCGGCAGCGGTTGTGGATGCCAGGGCTGAAGTGAGCCATAGTGCTTCCATTGCTGCGGGAAGCGTGGTGGGTGAAGGAGCGAAGATTGGCGCGGATGTGCGGGTGGGGCCCAACTGTGTGATTGGCCGGAACGTGACCCTGGGGCGGGGCACCCATCTGGTGGCTTCGGTAACCCTGCTCGACGGCGTTCGCCTGGGCGAGGACTGTCTGGTGCATCCCGGAGCAGTGATTGGCAGTGATGGTTTTGGTCTGGCCAATGATGGCGGGCGCTGGGAGAAGGTGGCCCAGCTGGGCAGTGTGAGCATTGGCAACCGGGTGGAGATTGGCGCCAACACCACTATCGACCGGGGCGCGATCCACGACACCATCATTGCCGACGGGGTGAAGCTGGACAACCAGATACAGGTGGCCCACAACGTGGAGATTGGTGAAAATACAGCAATTGCCGCCTGCACCGGTATTTCCGGTTCCACCCGGATTGGCGCAGGATGCACCCTGGCGGGCGGTGTGGGCGTGGTGGGGCATATCGAACTGGCCGATGGTGTGCATGTGTCCGGTGCCAGCGTGGTAAGTCGTTCTCTCAAGGAGCCCGGCGTATATACGGGGGGCGTACTGGCTATGCCGCACAAGACCTGGCAGAAGAATATCGCACGTATAAAACAACTCGACGACATGGCCAGGCGGCTCCGGAAACTGGAGAAGATGCTGGAAAAGTCGTTGGAAGAGGAATCCTGA
- the fabZ gene encoding 3-hydroxyacyl-ACP dehydratase FabZ has product MENMDIGQIMQRLPHRYPFLLVDRVLECTPGEHLLAIKNVSMNEPFFQGHFPGKPVMPGVLLVEAMAQATCLLAMETEPSDQDITYLLAGVDKARFKRQVTPGDQLALEATLEKRKRGVWVFSARALVEGKVAASAEIMCTAREI; this is encoded by the coding sequence TTGGAAAATATGGATATCGGTCAGATCATGCAGCGGCTGCCACACCGCTATCCCTTCCTCCTGGTGGATCGGGTGCTGGAATGCACTCCCGGGGAGCATCTTCTTGCGATCAAGAATGTGAGCATGAACGAACCCTTCTTTCAGGGGCATTTTCCCGGGAAGCCGGTGATGCCCGGGGTGCTCCTTGTTGAGGCCATGGCTCAGGCCACCTGCCTGTTGGCCATGGAAACCGAGCCTTCCGACCAGGACATCACCTATCTGCTCGCAGGAGTGGACAAGGCGCGGTTCAAACGCCAGGTAACTCCTGGTGATCAACTTGCCCTGGAAGCCACTCTGGAGAAGCGCAAGCGTGGTGTCTGGGTATTCAGTGCCCGGGCTCTGGTGGAGGGCAAAGTGGCGGCCAGCGCCGAGATCATGTGCACAGCGAGAGAAATTTGA
- the lpxA gene encoding acyl-ACP--UDP-N-acetylglucosamine O-acyltransferase, translating into MIHPSAIVDDSARLGEGVSVGPFSIIGPGVEIGDGCEIGAHVVIRCNTRLGRNNRIYQFASVGDDPQDKKYAGEQTWLEIGDDNVIREFATLNRGTAQDHGVTRIGNGNLLMAYTHVAHDCVLGDNTILANAASLGGHVQINDWAILGGFSMVHQFTRVGAHSFAAMGSAIGKDVPPYLMVGGAPATPRGINTEGLKRRGFDANDLSALKKAYRLLYRSNLRLEEAREQIRQLCEEAEAVRPLAEFIVNPSRSIIR; encoded by the coding sequence TTGATCCATCCCTCAGCCATTGTCGATGACAGCGCCCGCCTCGGGGAAGGTGTATCCGTGGGGCCGTTCAGCATCATTGGCCCTGGGGTGGAGATCGGTGACGGCTGTGAAATCGGCGCCCATGTGGTGATTCGCTGCAATACCCGCCTGGGCCGAAACAACAGGATTTACCAGTTCGCGTCCGTTGGTGACGATCCCCAGGATAAAAAATACGCCGGAGAACAGACCTGGCTGGAAATCGGTGATGACAATGTCATTCGTGAATTTGCCACGCTCAACCGGGGGACCGCCCAGGATCATGGAGTGACCCGCATCGGCAACGGCAACCTGCTCATGGCCTATACCCATGTGGCCCATGACTGCGTGCTCGGAGACAACACCATTCTTGCCAATGCCGCTTCCCTTGGGGGGCATGTGCAGATCAACGATTGGGCCATTCTTGGCGGTTTTTCCATGGTGCATCAGTTCACACGGGTGGGCGCGCACAGTTTTGCCGCCATGGGCAGCGCCATTGGCAAGGATGTTCCGCCTTACCTCATGGTGGGAGGCGCGCCTGCGACGCCACGGGGCATCAACACGGAAGGCCTCAAACGGCGGGGATTCGACGCCAATGACCTGTCCGCCCTGAAAAAAGCCTACCGGCTGCTGTATCGCTCCAATCTGCGCCTGGAAGAAGCCCGGGAACAGATCCGGCAACTGTGCGAGGAAGCCGAAGCAGTGCGTCCCCTGGCTGAGTTTATCGTCAACCCTTCGCGCAGTATCATCCGCTGA
- the lpxB gene encoding lipid-A-disaccharide synthase: MRIALVAAEPSGDQLAAGLMRRISEIHPGVRFEGIGGEAMLAAGLDSFAPMERLSVMGLVEVLGRLPELLRLRRNLVRHWKDQPPDLFIGVDAPDFNLRLETLLREKGVPTIHYVCPTVWAWRPGRVKKIRRAADLVLSIFPFEKKFLQQHQVPGTYVGHPMAADYPLEPDPAGARAALGLKADAPVLALLPGSRAGEVKRLAPAFLGAAQVCAEQLAGLQVITPLATQGTQADFQQIRQQHAPHLDITLVRNNTRQALEAADVVLVASGTATFEALLCKRPMVVGYRLNALTHGIIRGLNMLQIEHVSMANLLSREPLAGEYLQGDCTSPKLAEALLRLFNDPGRRAHIAARYRQVHEALIMDTNDLAARAVLKLYQGRMNKSE; the protein is encoded by the coding sequence ATGCGTATTGCCCTGGTTGCGGCTGAGCCCTCGGGAGATCAGCTCGCCGCCGGGCTGATGCGGCGTATCTCGGAAATTCATCCCGGTGTGCGGTTCGAGGGCATTGGCGGGGAAGCCATGCTTGCCGCCGGTCTCGACAGCTTTGCGCCCATGGAACGGCTATCCGTCATGGGACTGGTGGAAGTGCTGGGACGCCTGCCGGAACTTCTGCGATTGCGCCGCAATCTGGTGCGGCACTGGAAAGATCAGCCACCGGATCTGTTCATCGGCGTGGACGCGCCGGATTTCAATCTCAGACTGGAAACCCTGCTGCGGGAAAAAGGTGTGCCCACGATCCACTATGTCTGTCCCACGGTCTGGGCCTGGCGGCCGGGAAGGGTGAAGAAGATACGCCGTGCGGCGGATCTGGTACTGAGCATTTTTCCCTTTGAAAAGAAGTTTCTCCAACAGCACCAGGTGCCCGGCACCTATGTGGGGCATCCCATGGCGGCGGATTATCCCCTGGAGCCTGATCCAGCGGGCGCCAGAGCGGCCCTGGGTTTGAAAGCAGATGCCCCTGTCCTGGCCTTGCTGCCGGGCAGCCGGGCCGGGGAAGTGAAACGCCTGGCCCCCGCATTTCTGGGGGCGGCGCAGGTCTGCGCGGAACAGCTTGCCGGACTCCAGGTGATCACCCCCCTGGCCACGCAGGGCACCCAGGCGGATTTTCAGCAGATCCGTCAGCAACATGCGCCGCATCTGGATATCACCCTGGTGCGCAACAACACACGCCAGGCCCTGGAGGCTGCCGATGTGGTGCTGGTGGCCTCGGGCACAGCCACTTTTGAAGCCCTGCTGTGCAAACGTCCCATGGTTGTTGGATATCGCCTGAACGCCCTGACCCATGGCATTATCCGGGGACTGAATATGCTGCAGATCGAGCATGTCTCCATGGCCAATCTCCTGAGCCGGGAGCCCCTGGCCGGGGAGTATCTGCAGGGAGACTGCACCTCCCCCAAACTGGCGGAGGCGCTGTTGAGACTGTTCAATGACCCCGGGCGCCGGGCTCATATTGCCGCCCGGTACCGGCAGGTGCATGAAGCCCTGATCATGGATACCAACGACCTTGCCGCCCGGGCGGTGTTGAAGTTGTACCAGGGCCGGATGAACAAGAGTGAATGA
- the rnhB gene encoding ribonuclease HII has protein sequence MAELICGVDEVGRGPLAGPVVAAAVILDPEQPIQGLDDSKKLSEKRREALFEEICNKALAWSLGRAEVEEIDRINILQASLLAMQRAVADLSVTPEHALVDGNKLPDLACSAEAIVGGDGSVSCISAASIIAKVSRDREMQVMDQRYPGYGLARHKGYPTKAHLEALRELGVTRIHRRSFAPVRRLLEDS, from the coding sequence ATGGCGGAATTGATCTGTGGCGTGGATGAAGTGGGCCGGGGGCCCCTGGCGGGACCGGTAGTGGCTGCCGCAGTGATTCTCGATCCGGAGCAGCCCATACAGGGGCTGGACGATTCCAAGAAGCTGAGCGAAAAACGCCGGGAAGCCCTGTTCGAGGAAATCTGCAACAAGGCCCTGGCCTGGTCCCTGGGCCGTGCGGAAGTCGAGGAGATAGACCGTATCAACATCCTGCAGGCGAGCCTGCTGGCCATGCAGCGGGCGGTGGCGGATCTGTCTGTCACGCCGGAGCATGCCCTGGTCGATGGCAACAAACTGCCCGATCTTGCCTGCAGCGCCGAGGCCATTGTGGGGGGAGATGGCAGTGTATCCTGTATCAGTGCCGCCTCCATCATTGCCAAGGTCTCAAGGGATCGGGAAATGCAGGTCATGGACCAACGCTATCCCGGCTATGGCCTGGCCCGGCACAAGGGTTACCCCACCAAAGCCCACCTGGAAGCCCTGCGGGAGTTGGGCGTCACCAGAATTCACCGCCGCAGCTTTGCCCCCGTGCGCCGGCTTCTGGAAGATTCCTGA
- the dnaE gene encoding DNA polymerase III subunit alpha produces MEPRFVHLHLHTEYSMVDSVVRIKPLVESLAEQGMPAVAVTDQFNLFSLVKFYRATTGAGIKPIFGVDLHLRNPENLNHPDRLVLLARNDTGYRNLRELVSRGYQQGQHLGKPMLDRDWLTLQSCEGLIALSGARDGDVGRALLAGHQQQAEELLDYWLERFGDAYYLQLVRTGRPDEEDCLHLSVELAARRQVPVVATNEVCFLKEEDFQAHEVRVCINQGRTLDDPRRPRDYSPQQYLRSAEEMAELFRDIPEALENSVEIARRCNVTMTFGENFLPDFPVPDGLSMDEFFRQLAWEGLEKRLDRILDRNAGDFEEQRKPYDERLKTELDVIIEMGFPGYFLIVADFIQWAKDNDIPVGPGRGSGAGSLVAYALKITDLDPLALELLFERFLNPERVSMPDFDIDFCMDKRDDVIEYVAQKYGREAVSQIITYGSMAAKAVVRDVGRVLGHPYGFTDRVAKMVPFDLGITLSKALEESEDLKQAYENDEEVTQLIDMALQLEGLTRNAGKHAGGVVIAPGKLTDFSALYCDADGGNLVTQFDKNDVEAVGLVKFDFLGLRTLTIIDWALKSVNRQRREQGLEPVDIDAIPMDDPESFALLKSAATTAVFQLESHGMKELISKLQPDSFDEITALVALYRPGPLGTGMVDDFIACKHGKKQAEYPHPKLEPILKPTYGVILYQEQVMQIAQELAGYSLGGADLLRRAMGKKKPEEMEKQGEIFRQGAVERGVDEALATRIFDLMAHFAGYGFNKSHSAAYALVSYQTLWLKAHYPAPFMAAVLSADMDNTDKVVHLIEECREMQLEVLPPQVNRSEYMFNADGDRTVVYGLGAIKGVGESAIDGIIAAREEGGAFKDLFDFCRRIDLRKCNRRVLESLIRAGALDEMGSNRATLMVQLPLALKMAEQHHALEAAGQTDLFGMSEPEAPPAMGIIPDDQEDWSDEQRLRGEKETLGLFLTGHPIDFYEQELKQIASRIGSLSLDENQKGYGRGKEVTVAGLVMAVNKRNTQRGTMASVLLDDKSGRIELTLFNEAFEACRELLVVDKVLVVQGKLVHDEYRGGLGLRANEVSSFEDYRESRLAALDLVLDEQFIRSRKWTAVDLRNWLQELLADFRGGRVPVAIRYQRADASALIRLGDEWRVKPGDELLHRLYRVLGEEGVVLHFGNFVQEPATVGA; encoded by the coding sequence ATGGAACCCCGCTTCGTACACCTGCACCTGCATACCGAATACTCCATGGTGGACAGCGTGGTGCGCATCAAGCCTCTGGTGGAGAGCCTGGCGGAGCAGGGCATGCCTGCGGTGGCAGTCACCGATCAGTTCAACCTGTTTTCCCTGGTGAAGTTCTATCGTGCCACCACGGGGGCAGGTATCAAGCCCATTTTTGGCGTGGACCTTCATCTGCGCAACCCCGAGAACCTCAATCATCCGGATCGTCTGGTGCTGCTGGCGCGCAACGATACGGGTTACCGTAATCTGCGCGAACTCGTATCCCGGGGCTACCAGCAGGGCCAGCATCTGGGAAAACCCATGCTGGACCGGGACTGGCTTACCCTGCAAAGCTGTGAAGGCCTCATTGCCCTTTCCGGCGCCAGGGATGGCGACGTGGGCAGGGCCTTGCTGGCGGGCCATCAGCAACAGGCCGAAGAACTCCTGGATTACTGGCTGGAACGCTTTGGCGATGCCTATTACCTGCAACTGGTGCGTACCGGACGTCCTGATGAGGAAGACTGCCTGCATCTGAGCGTGGAACTGGCTGCGCGCCGCCAGGTGCCTGTGGTGGCCACCAACGAAGTCTGTTTTCTCAAAGAGGAGGATTTTCAGGCTCACGAGGTCAGGGTCTGCATCAACCAGGGGCGCACCCTGGATGATCCGCGTCGCCCCAGGGACTATTCCCCCCAGCAATACCTGCGCAGTGCCGAGGAAATGGCAGAGCTCTTCAGGGACATTCCCGAAGCCCTTGAAAACAGCGTGGAGATCGCCCGGCGTTGCAATGTGACCATGACTTTTGGCGAGAATTTCCTGCCGGACTTTCCGGTGCCGGATGGCCTGAGCATGGACGAGTTCTTCCGGCAGTTGGCTTGGGAGGGACTGGAAAAACGCCTGGATCGCATTCTGGACCGGAATGCCGGGGATTTCGAGGAACAGCGCAAACCCTACGATGAGCGCCTGAAAACCGAACTGGATGTCATCATCGAGATGGGTTTTCCCGGTTACTTTCTTATCGTTGCGGATTTCATCCAGTGGGCCAAGGACAATGATATTCCCGTGGGACCGGGGCGGGGGTCCGGCGCGGGTTCCCTGGTGGCCTATGCCCTGAAGATCACGGATCTCGACCCCCTGGCCCTGGAATTGCTGTTCGAGCGTTTTCTCAACCCGGAGCGGGTTTCCATGCCGGATTTCGATATCGATTTCTGCATGGACAAGCGCGACGATGTCATCGAGTACGTGGCGCAAAAGTATGGCCGGGAGGCGGTTTCCCAGATCATCACCTACGGCTCCATGGCGGCCAAGGCCGTGGTTCGGGATGTGGGCCGGGTGCTGGGGCATCCCTATGGCTTTACCGACCGGGTGGCCAAGATGGTGCCTTTCGATCTGGGCATCACCCTGAGCAAGGCCCTGGAGGAAAGCGAGGATCTGAAGCAGGCCTATGAGAATGATGAAGAAGTCACCCAACTCATCGACATGGCCCTGCAACTGGAGGGCCTGACCCGCAATGCCGGCAAGCATGCGGGCGGGGTGGTTATTGCTCCGGGTAAACTCACCGACTTTTCCGCGCTGTACTGTGATGCCGATGGTGGCAACCTGGTCACCCAGTTCGACAAGAACGACGTGGAAGCCGTGGGCCTGGTAAAGTTCGATTTTCTGGGCCTTCGCACCCTGACCATCATCGACTGGGCCCTGAAGAGCGTGAACCGTCAGCGCCGGGAGCAGGGATTGGAGCCCGTGGACATCGACGCCATTCCCATGGATGATCCCGAGTCCTTTGCGCTACTCAAGTCCGCCGCCACCACGGCGGTGTTCCAGCTTGAATCCCATGGCATGAAGGAGCTGATCAGCAAGTTGCAGCCGGACAGTTTCGACGAGATCACCGCTCTGGTGGCCCTCTACCGTCCCGGTCCCCTGGGCACGGGCATGGTGGACGATTTCATCGCCTGCAAACATGGCAAGAAACAGGCCGAGTATCCCCATCCCAAACTGGAACCCATTCTCAAGCCCACCTATGGCGTGATCCTGTACCAGGAGCAGGTCATGCAGATTGCCCAGGAGCTGGCGGGTTATTCCCTGGGGGGCGCGGATCTGCTGCGCCGGGCCATGGGCAAGAAAAAGCCCGAGGAGATGGAGAAACAGGGTGAGATCTTCCGCCAGGGGGCCGTAGAGCGGGGCGTGGATGAAGCCCTGGCCACACGCATCTTCGATCTCATGGCCCATTTTGCGGGTTATGGTTTCAACAAGTCTCACTCGGCGGCCTATGCCCTGGTGTCCTACCAGACCCTGTGGCTCAAGGCCCACTATCCCGCACCTTTCATGGCTGCGGTGCTGTCTGCGGACATGGACAATACGGACAAGGTGGTGCATCTCATCGAGGAATGCCGGGAGATGCAGCTGGAAGTGCTGCCACCCCAGGTGAATCGTTCCGAGTATATGTTCAATGCCGACGGAGACCGAACGGTCGTGTATGGACTGGGCGCCATCAAGGGTGTGGGAGAATCCGCCATCGACGGCATCATTGCCGCCCGCGAGGAAGGAGGTGCCTTCAAGGATCTGTTCGACTTCTGCCGCCGCATCGATCTGCGCAAATGCAACCGCCGGGTGCTGGAATCCCTGATTCGCGCCGGAGCCCTGGATGAAATGGGCAGCAACCGTGCCACCCTCATGGTGCAACTGCCCCTGGCCCTGAAAATGGCGGAACAGCATCATGCCCTGGAAGCCGCAGGTCAGACAGACCTGTTCGGTATGAGTGAACCCGAAGCCCCGCCGGCCATGGGTATCATCCCGGATGATCAGGAGGACTGGAGTGACGAACAACGCCTGCGGGGAGAGAAGGAAACCCTGGGCTTGTTCCTTACCGGCCATCCCATCGATTTCTATGAACAGGAACTGAAGCAGATCGCCAGCCGTATTGGCAGCCTGTCCCTGGACGAGAACCAGAAGGGCTATGGCCGGGGCAAGGAAGTGACGGTGGCCGGGTTGGTGATGGCGGTGAACAAGCGCAACACCCAGCGCGGCACCATGGCCAGCGTGTTACTGGATGACAAGAGCGGGCGTATTGAACTGACCCTGTTCAACGAAGCCTTCGAAGCCTGCCGGGAGCTGCTGGTGGTGGACAAGGTGCTGGTGGTGCAGGGCAAGCTGGTGCATGACGAATATCGTGGGGGTCTGGGCCTGCGCGCCAATGAGGTAAGCAGCTTCGAGGACTACCGGGAGAGCCGCCTGGCGGCCCTGGATCTGGTTCTGGATGAGCAGTTTATCCGCAGCCGGAAATGGACCGCTGTGGATTTGCGCAACTGGCTGCAGGAGTTGCTGGCGGATTTCCGGGGTGGGAGGGTGCCGGTAGCCATCCGCTATCAGCGTGCCGATGCCAGTGCCCTGATCCGCCTGGGTGATGAGTGGCGGGTAAAACCCGGGGATGAACTGCTGCACCGCCTGTACCGGGTTCTTGGGGAAGAAGGCGTAGTGCTGCATTTTGGGAATTTCGTGCAGGAACCCGCGACCGTCGGCGCATAA